atgcttctctggtttctggtcaggtccctgcttactttaagaatgctgtaatccacccgcttcttaaaaaaacgagtcttgacccctctctccatagcagcttcagacccatctctaaacttccgttcatctccaagatcttggaaaaggttgtggctaaacaactcacagctgcacttgatgaacataacatctatgatagcttccagtcaggttttcgtagagctcattctactgaaacagctcttcttagggtctctaatgaccttctgactcacagtgatgcaggggactgttctgttctggtcctgctggacctgactgcagcctttgacactgttgaccatcacctgctactggagaggctcagagactgggtaggcctatcaggaactgctctggagtggttctcttatctttctgagcgctccttttctgttctgtggctgtctccaaatttaggtcctccaccacctcccttacccatggtgtcccacaaggttctgtgctggggcctctgctcttcctcctctatctgcttcctcttcagtatgaccttcttcaccactctctctttattctgctctccccacctattccaccttcctcagggtccactgatttccctctttcctattcactctctctctttcttaacatttttttaatcacaattgcctgtttttttgcttattttaaatatatttctaaccattttctaaattattttttatatgtttacatttttttgtttttgtgaagcgcctcgtgatttttatcttgattcttcttcttcttcttcttcttcttcttcttcttcttcttcttcttcttcttcttcttcttcttcttcttcttcttcttcttcttcttcttcttcttcttcttctaccttcacagctccacctcttttcccatttttgaatCGTCTGAGCATCACAAGACGTGACACCGCCAAGATGGCCGTGGTGTGAACTACCCAGATTTGACTTCATTTAGAGTGATGAGAGAAATTGGTGGTGCTGTGTCCAGAATTAAAATATGTCTATGGTATTATTAGATATTTACATGAAAGCTAAGGTCTAACTGGGTTTGGTCACACTTTTCTTATTAGGCAGGGTGTCTGGCAACATCTGTTACATCATGATCTCCAGAGACTGTCACATAAAGATATAACTGGAGTGTTTGTTTTAGATAATTGATTGTAGTTTGAGCTCTAAATACCATTCTGAGGTTTTCATCCTCTGTGACAAACTCACCACCTGAAATAGCTGTAAATGTTTTCTGGAGAATTTAAGGTGTACATTTAGGATATCGCTGAAGGCTTCCAGTTTGAGTCAGTAGCCAGGTGTGTTCTGGCTTGTGTTTCACTGCGTTACTTCTccatgtcgtcatcagaggagaaatAATACTTGTGGTGTTCTTAGGCACCTCAGGCAGTGAAACAAAAAGAGATATCTAAGCTTTTTGGCTTTGAAAGCTAAATATTTAACAGGTAATTTCAACCTTTCAATCAGTGAAAATAATCATTATGAAAACTCATTTTATGTGGGATCAGCGGCAGGTCCTTAAATGAAGAACATTTCTCAGATACTTTTACAGGTTTTCACATAGACATGCAGAAAATGTCATATGATCATCCCGTGGCTTATCATCATATCGGAGGTTTTGCACATGCATCAACTGACAGATACAATCAGTGTGAATTGTGTATTTCagagtgctgtgtgtgtgtgtgtgtgtgtgtgtgtgtgtgtgtgtgtgtgtgtgtgtgtgtgtgtgtgagtagagaGCATGTTCCCTTTTGCATATTGGCTTTTtgctagggatgttccgatcacattttttggctcccgatccgattccgagtcatttgattttgagtatctgccgataccgagtcccgatccgatacttcagcaatacaataaaatagcaagaaaaaagGGAGACTGCACCCAAATTAACCtgttaggtttttttttattattatttatatgacgGCATCCAACATGATACCATAAGTAGAAACATTTTGTTAGTGCAGCAGCACTTCAAACCAAGTAAACAACATTATATCTTTGTAGCTTATCAGTGGtgcaacaatatgtaaacaaatttgtttttataGAAAAGTAGAAAAGGTTTGTAAAATTACTCAACACAATAATAGAAGTTAAATTAAAGTGCTTACCTCCACCTCTAAGAGGTAGTTGCATAATTCAGTcaggtaacaaaataaaatacatcttaGGCCTTTAGACTGACTTGTTTATTAAAACGAACAAAAGATATGCCTAATCAAAGTGGTGCACGAACTTAACACCATTCaagaataaaacatcaacgtcaaATTGCAAAGAACTGGTAAATCACCTCTTCCATGTGCTCTACATGGAGCTCAACTTTTACTCTAAGGCTCCCAAATAAAGTGCATGTTTTTTTTGAGGAAAATCAGCATCTCTAACTTGTCGGGGGAGAGCCGATTCCTATTCTCATCAAGAATGTTTGACACTGCACTAAAGAGTctctcactgtccactgaggtgcagGGGGCACAAAGAAATTTGGTTGCAACAGCAGCCAGTGAAGGGAACTGTGTAGCATGTGTTTTCCAGTAGTCTAGAGGATTGCTTTTCCTAGGGATGGTTTGTTCCGAAAGGTAGATCCGTACCTGGACATCTGCTGATGTGGTACTCACAGATTGGGCCTCTGGCTGACGCTCTTCTAAGATCTCATCTAAGATGCTGCCAAGGCTGCTTCCTGCTCCTTGACGAGGTGCCTTGCTCACAGGCTCTGCTGCCTCTGGTTCTTCACTGGCAACCCTGTTCTCCTCCATCTTCATCACCTCCTGGATGAGGGAATCTTTAGCAAACCTCAGGTGGTCTGACTTTGTGAAATATCTACAAGATAAAtgtaacaattaaaaaaaaatgttagGCAAGACACTGTATAACACAACAGTTCAGCTGAGGAAATGTTATATTAATGTAATAGTAAATAATTCTCTAATCATTAACAGAGCtaaatctaaattttaaaaaCATAATTAGACATTGGCTGACTTACAATTTTGAAAATTTCTTTTCTTATAATCAAATTAAAAATGTACATTAATTCTACTTGCCTGTCTTTGTATCTTGGATCCACTAAAGTGGCGATGCTGTAGAGTGGTTCCTTTTCTACCTCAGCAAAGCGAGTCTCCACTGCCTCTAGGAGAGTTCTTTTCATGGTTCGAACACCCTGGTCAGTCGTTTGCTCTCGAGACAGGACACGTCTGAGAGCTGTTTAGAGAAAGAATAGACGGATAACAGTTTATTACTTATTTAGAATATAAAAAAAGCATTGTGTGTTCTTTaattaaaatgtagaaaataaaacaaaaccaaccTGAAATGGCAGGGATCACATCTGCTGCAGTTGCAGTCTCCTTGCTCACTTCCCTAGTCAGTTCTTCCAAGGGAACTAACACTTCAGCTGTATTCTCCATCAGGGTCCACTGACTAGCTGTTAGTGTAGCAGGGAGGTTGTGGTCAGCTGTATAGATGCTGAGCGCTCGCTTTTGCTCCAGAATGCTCTGTAGCATATAGAGGCTGCTGTTCCATCTAACATGCACATCCTGCTGCAGGCGCTTCACGGTCATCTTCAGAGAAATCTGGATATCTTCCAGGCGTGAATAGGCCAAAGGAGAATGTTTGAAATGGCCTATTATCTTCCTGGCATTAGCCATTGTGTCTGTGACGCTGCGCTGAGAGAGCAGACCCTCGTGCACAACTAGTTGAAGCGTGTGTGCAACACAGCCCAAGCTCGGTACAGCCAAGTCCTCCATGGCTCTCTTCATATTTCGCGCATTGTCACGCACAATTACATGGACACGTTCCTTTTCAATTCCCCAACTGTTCAGCATATCTCCGATAGCCTGTTTCACATGCTCTGCTGTGTGAGATCCGCGAAAATGTTGCGCATTTAACGTAGCACGTTGTAAATTAAAACTCGAGTCGATCCATTGTGCAGTGAAGCTGATCAGTGACATTGGACAAACAGACGAACTCCATATGTCTGTGGTAAACTCAAAAGCAGACACCTTTGATAACATGACTAACAGGTGGTCACGTAGCTTATTGTGAATGCTGGGTAGAGCTGTGTCTGTAAAGTAGCTTCGAGAAGGTAACTCGTACCGTGGCTCCAGGTGCTCCATGAGACGGCGAAATCCTACGTTTGAAACCACAGACAGCGGCTGGTCATCTAGTGCAATAAATTCAGCTATCTTGGCTGCGATGTTCTTGGCCTTGTCGCTATCCTTAGgaagtttttctttgtttttcagcaTAGCTTCCAGTGTCGGCTGGCTCCATGTTTTGATCTGCGTTGCCGCGGTGAACTCGGAATATTGAGCTGGATGTTTGTTCTTAAGATGCCGGATCAGGTTCGTGGTGTTAAAAGCAGCTCTGTCTTTTCCGCCACGTGAAACACTCAGTTTGCACACGTTGCAAGTGGCTGTTGGACAGCCTTCGGTCTCCAGTTTAAAATGACTCCAAACCGCTGACATTTTTTGCTCTCCTGGAGCGAGACGGgcattagcctgctagctaactgCTAACTGAATTCCGCGGTCCACTTTAAAACGTGTGACGTTATGGCTGCCGTATGGTGTTGTCATGTTGTTATTGAGGAAGTGAAACTTGGTACAAAATTAAGCCATTGTTATTCAATTTGAAACTCAAGATTGATTAAAAATGTCAtgcttgttgttttataaggCTAAATCCAATCTTTAACACCCGATTCCGATCTTTTAAAAGTCACGTGATCGGGcccgatttccgatcacgtgatcggatcggagcatccctacttTTTGCATATAGTCTGTTCATGCATAGAGCATGTCTGTGGTTGCTCTTTGCATATTTGTTCTTTTTTAGCTTGAGCATAAGCATATTGCTTATGACAGATTTCTGAAGATGCTCGGGAGAATCAAGAAGAGCTCATGTAAAGGGTCCTGATGTCTTAAATGCTGATAAATTATAGGAGTTTATCAAATAATAAAAAACGTGACTCCAGGCAAGGCTGAGTGTTACAAACATTGAGAAATAAATGAGTGAAATCTTGTAAAAGACCATCGTccaatttaatttaaaataatccACAGCATTTGATTTTTACACAATTAAAATTGCCTAAGGtgagttttatttagaaatcatttGTTTGGAGCAtgcctccaggtcagggatgaggtcctgcctcaagtggacgagtttaagtatctcggggtcttgtttatgGGGGGTAGAAATATAGCACGTGGGATCTcttggcggattggtgctgcatctgcagcgatgcagGCATTgcaccgatctgtcatggtgaagagagagctgagacggaagttgaagctcttgatttaccggtcgatttatGTTCCTGCCCTCACAtaaatggtcacgagctttgggtagtgaccgaaagaacacgaccacggatacaagcggccaaaatgagttttctccacagggtgactgggctctcccttagagacagggtgagaagctctgtcatctgggaggggctcgaagtagatttgctgctcctccatgtcaagaggagccagttgaggttgctTGGGTATCTGGTCAGAATACCTCTTGAACACCGCCccagtgaggttttctgggcacgcccaactggaaggagacccaagggaagacccaggacacgctggaggtacCATGTCTCTCGGCTTGCCAGGGAGTGCCTTGGGaatccccggaagagctggcccgggtaactggggagagggaagtctgggcctctcggcttaggctgctgcctacgCGACCCGACTTTGGAAAAGCagctgggatggatggatggatggatggatggatggatggatggatggatggatggatggatggatggatggatggatggatggatggatggatggatggatggatggatggatggatggatggatggatggatggatggatggatggatggatggatggatggatggatggatggatggatggatggatggatggatggatggatggatggatggatggatggatggatggatggatggatggatggatggatggatggatggatggatggatggatggatggatggatggatggatggatggatggatggatctcttCCCAAGAGCATTTAAATAAAATCATGCATATCTCTTTGACAGACATACCCCTCCACAGCTGGATTCCCCACCCCTGCTATTTCCTACTAGCGTGCAACTCTATATCTAACCACATAAAGTAAAAATTTTCTAATCTTGATTGTCTCTAAATTAACCCTAATGACGTAGCCATTTTATGGGATGGAATgaaggatggatgggtagatgaaaCAAGGACCCAGAAGTAATGCATACATCATGCAGTGGTTTTATAAAtgcattgcttggttctttttCCAGCACAGCAAAAGAGTTGTTTACCTTGTTTCTCAA
This genomic window from Nothobranchius furzeri strain GRZ-AD chromosome 9, NfurGRZ-RIMD1, whole genome shotgun sequence contains:
- the LOC107376890 gene encoding zinc finger BED domain-containing protein 4-like — encoded protein: MSAVWSHFKLETEGCPTATCNVCKLSVSRGGKDRAAFNTTNLIRHLKNKHPAQYSEFTAATQIKTWSQPTLEAMLKNKEKLPKDSDKAKNIAAKIAEFIALDDQPLSVVSNVGFRRLMEHLEPRYELPSRSYFTDTALPSIHNKLRDHLLVMLSKVSAFEFTTDIWSSSVCPMSLISFTAQWIDSSFNLQRATLNAQHFRGSHTAEHVKQAIGDMLNSWGIEKERVHVIVRDNARNMKRAMEDLAVPSLGCVAHTLQLVVHEGLLSQRSVTDTMANARKIIGHFKHSPLAYSRLEDIQISLKMTVKRLQQDVHVRWNSSLYMLQSILEQKRALSIYTADHNLPATLTASQWTLMENTAEVLVPLEELTREVSKETATAADVIPAISALRRVLSREQTTDQGVRTMKRTLLEAVETRFAEVEKEPLYSIATLVDPRYKDRYFTKSDHLRFAKDSLIQEVMKMEENRVASEEPEAAEPVSKAPRQGAGSSLGSILDEILEERQPEAQSVSTTSADVQVRIYLSEQTIPRKSNPLDYWKTHATQFPSLAAVATKFLCAPCTSVDSERLFSAVSNILDENRNRLSPDKLEMLIFLKKNMHFIWEP